The following proteins are co-located in the Salvelinus sp. IW2-2015 linkage group LG36, ASM291031v2, whole genome shotgun sequence genome:
- the LOC111959799 gene encoding mid1-interacting protein 1-B, whose translation MMQLSESHLQKNSLFNSMNRFIGAVNNMDQTVMVPSLLRDVPLEEEREMAALKSSGNSDIEDGDMYSYYQLLKSIRCDIEWGVMRAEEAKKRKKSRASISRLDSAEEDSEVSSEEDEDNLQKQFQFHMTGLHGVLSKLTQQANTLTNRYKQEIGIGCY comes from the coding sequence ATGATGCAGCTCTCAGAATCCCACCTGCAGAAGAACTCCCTGTTCAACTCCATGAACCGCTTCATCGGTGCCGTCAACAACATGGACCAGACGGTGATGGTGCCCAGCCTGCTGCGGGACGTCCCccttgaagaggagagggagatggccgCCCTGAAAAGCTCGGGAAACAGCGACATCGAGGACGGCGACATGTACAGCTACTACCAGCTGCTCAAGTCTATCCGTTGCGACATCGAGTGGGGAGTGATGCGCGCCGAGGAAGCCAAGAAGCGAAAGAAGAGCCGGGCTTCCATCTCTCGGTTGGATTCAGCGGAGGAAGATTCTGAGGTGTCGTCAGAGGAAGACGAGGATAACCTGCAGAAGCAGTTCCAGTTCCACATGACGGGGCTCCACGGGGTGCTGTCCAAGCTGACGCAACAGGCCAATACCCTGACCAACCGCTACAAGCAGGAGATCGGCATTGGATGCTACTAA